CTCAAGGTGCCGCCGGGAAAATCCAGCGACCTCCTGGCCAGCATCGACCGCATCTCCAAGTACGCATTTCCCCAGGACGCCTACGTGCTGCACCGCATCCGCAGAGGGGAGACCTTGTCCACCATCGCCCGAAAATACGGAACCAGCGTGAGCAAGATCAAACGGGCCAACAGCATGCACAGCACGCGCATCGTGGCGGGAAAAACCCTGAAAGTGCCCATCGGGCGGGGCTACAGCGCTCCGGCTGCTTCCCAGCCCGTCGCCTCCACGCCGGCCGAGCATGTTGTGCGGCGGGGCGACTCCTTGTGGAACATCGCCCAGAGGTACGGCAGCACCATCAACGACATTAAGGAAGCCAACAACCTTAAGACCACCACCCTGTCTGTGGGGCAAAAACTGACCATACCCGGCAAAAGCCAGACAAACGCCTCCGGGTCCAGAACCTATGTCGTCAAAAGAGGCGATACGCCCTCCACCATAGCCCGGAAGCACGGCATGAGCCTGAAACAGCTCCTGGCCCTGAACGGCCTGCACATGAAGTCCACCATCTATCCCGGACAAAAAATTCTGGTCAAATAGGCCAAAAGCAAATAATTCCAATAAAAAAGCCCCGGCGCCCCGGGGCTTTTTTAATTCCGCGGCCCGGCGCCGCCCTTTTGTTGCTCCTTTACGCCGGCCGAACAACAAGGTATAATGAATGATTTTAGCCGGAAGGCACCAAAGCCCGGCGCTTGATATAAAAACACCAAAGACAGGAGTCTTGACGTGATACACAGCATGACCGCGTTTGCGAGAGGGGAAGCGCAAGGCGACGACAAAACCATTTCCGTGGAAATCCGGTCCGTGAACCACCGGTTTTGCGAGATCGCCGTGCGCATGCCCAGGCCCTGGATCGCCCTGGAGGAAAAAATCAAAAACCGCATCCGCCAAAGCGTCAGCCGCGGCCGGGTGGACGTGACCGTGGAAGTCCGCAGCCAGGGAGGTTCGTCCCAGGTTTACGAGGCGGACGCGGCCCTGGCCCGAAACTACTACGAGGCCGTCAAGGAGGTCCACGAAGCCCTGGGCCTGTCCGACCCCATCCCCATAGACAGCATCATTCGTCTGAACGGGGTAATCAACGCCTCCTCGGTCAAGCCGGACCTGGAGTCGGACTGGAGCCTGCTGGAGCAGGCATTGAGCCAGGCCCTGGAAACCCTGTCCTCCATGCGGGAGACCGAAGGCGCGGCCTTGTATGAGGATTTTTTAGGCCGTCTGAAAAAGCTGGAGGAATCCCTTGAGTCCGTTTCCAGCATGGCGGCGAGCCAGCCCGAGGTTCATTTGGAAAAACTCAAGGAGCGCCTGGCCGCCCTTTTGGAAGGCGCCGCCGATCTGGATCCGGCCCGTCTGGCCCAGGAAGCTGCTTTCCTGGCGGATAAATCGGACATCACGGAGGAAATCGTCCGCGCCCGAAGCCATATCGCCCAGTTCAGGGATATCCTGGACCAGGAGGAGCCTCCGGGCCGGTCGCTTAACTTCCTGGCGCAGGAACTGCACAGGGAGTTCTCCACCATGGGCTCCAAATCCTCGGATGCGGGGCTGTCCCACGTGGTTGTGGCCGCCAAGGCGGAAGTGGAAAAAATTCGGGAGCAGGTCCAAAACGTGGAATAAGGCCCGGGGGAATTTATGGAAAAGAAGGCAGCGCGGGATAAGGCGGAGAGGGAAAAGGCCGAACGGGATTTTGAAAACAAACGCCAGTACCTGACCGGACTGAGGCCCGACCCCATGTTGAACATCGGCTTCGGCAACCGGGTGGCGGCGCACCGGGTGGTGGCCATAGTCACGCCCAATACCTCGCCCATGAAGAGGCTGAAGGACGAGGCCAAGAAAGCGGGCAGGCTGGTGGACGCCACATGCGGCAGAAAAACCAGGGCCATCCTGGTCATGGACTCCAACCATGTGATTCTGTCCGCCATTCAGGCCGACACCCTGGCCCAGCGCTACGCCGCGGTCAAGGACAAGAAAGAGGAAGGAACGCATAATGAGCCCGAATAGCCGGGGCAAACTATTTATCATGTCCGCCCCCTCCGGAGCGGGCAAGTCCACCCTCAGGGAGGCCCTGTGCGCAAGACAGCCCAACCTGGCCTATTCGGTGTCCCACACCACCCGCCCTCCCCGGCAAGGGGAAAAAAACGGCGTGGATTACCATTTCACGTCCAAGGAGGATTTCCTCCAAGGCATTGAGGACGCGCGGTGGGCCGAATGGGCCGAAGTCCATGGCAATTATTACGGCACCAGCGCCCGGTTTATCGCCCGCTGCCTGGACCGGGGATGCTTCGTGCTCCTGGACATCGACGTCCAGGGCACGGAAAAAATCCTCAAACGCTTTCCCGAGGCCGTCACCCTGTTCATCATGCCGCCTTCCATGGAGGTTTTGGAGCAACGGCTTTCAAGCCGGGGAACCGACGCACCGGAAGTGATCGCCCAACGCCTGGAAAACGCCAAGGGCGAAATGAACAAAAGGAGCCTGTATAAACATATATTGGTGAACGACGACCTGGAGACGGCCATCAGCGAACTGGAAGGCGTGATGCTGCAATACGGAGCGCCTCCCCCTTGCCCGGAGGCGGAGCGGCGCTCATGAAAACCGAACTTTTATACGGCATGCACCCGGTGCGCGAGGCCCTTTTGGCGGGAAAAAGGCAGTTCCAGGCGGTTTACGTGTCGGAATCCCGAACCGGCGAAGGCAAGGAGGAAATCCTCTCTCTGGCCCGGGAGCGCGGCATTGAGGTGAAAACCCCGGATCAATCCTTTTTTAAAGGCCAGGACCGAGGCGGCCAGGGAGTGGCGGCCAGGGTCAGCCTTTTTAAGCCCATAGCCCTGGAGTCGCTCGTTAAAAAGGCGGGCGGCGAACAGCCCCTGTTCTTTTTGCTTATGGATGAAATAAACGACCCGCAAAACTGCGGCGCTTTAATGCGCACCGCCTTGTGCGCGGGCGTCAACGGCGTGATCATGCCGGACAAACGCTCGTCTCCGTTAAGCCCGGCGGTCTCCAAAGCCTCCGCCGGCGCCCTGGAGCACATGCCCGTAGCCAGGGTCGTCAACCTGGTCCGATCCATGCAATACCTCAAGGACCAGGGAGTATGGTTTTTCGGCCTGGACGCCCGGGCCTCCGGCACAGTCTGGGAGGCGGACCTGACCGGTCCCGCCGCCGTTGTTGTCGGGAACGAGGGCAAGGGGCTCAGGCCCCTGGTAAGAAAGGAATGCGACCAACTGGTCTCCATTCCCCAAGCAGGCCCCTTGGGGTCGTTGAACGCTTCAGTTGCAGGCGCGCTTTCCATGTATGAGGTCATGCGCCAACGCAGAATGTCAGTCAAGTCGAAAGGGTAATAAAAATGACAATGCAAGGAACGAAAATCACGGTTTCGAATGACGGAACGTTGAACGTGCCTAACGACCCGATTATTCCTTTTATAGAAGGGGACGGGACCGGTCCGGACATCTGGGCGGCGACCCAACTGGCCCTGGACGCGGCAGTTAAATACGCTTACAAGGGCGAAAAACACATTGTCTGGAAGGAAATCCTGGCCGGAGAAAAGGCCTTTAACCAGACCGGCGAATGGCTGCCCCAGGAAACCCTGGACGCCATCCAGGAGCACGTAGCGGCCATCAAAGGCCCCCTCACCACGCCCGTGGGCGGCGGCATCCGCAGCGTCAACGTGGCCATCCGCCAATTGCTGGATCTCTACGCCTGCGTGCGCCCCACCCGATACATCCCGCCCATGCCAAGCCCGGTGCGGGAGCCCGAAAAGGTGGACATGGTGATTTTCAGGGAAAACACCGAAGACCTTTACGCCGGCATCGAATTCGAGTCCGGAACCGAAGAAGCCGACAAGCTGGCGGCCTTTCTGACCAGGGAGTTTGGCTCTAAAGTCCCGGAAAAAGCCGGCATAGGCATCAAGCCCATCAGCGCCCAAAACACCAAAAGGCTGGTGGCCATGGCCATTGAATACGCCATCGCCAATGATCGCGCCTCCGTCACCCTCATGCACAAAGGCAACATCATGAAGTTCACCGAAGGCGCCTTCGCCAAATGGGGCTACGAGGTCGCCAAGGAACGCTTTGCCGACCAAACCATCACCGAACAGGAGCTTTGGGACGACTTTGACGGAAAACGCCCCGAAGGCAAGGTCGTCATCAAGGACCGCATCGCCGACATGCTCTTCCAGCAAGTCCTCCTCAGGCCCGACGAATTCGACGTCATCGCCACGCCCAACCTGAACGGCGACTACATCTCCGACGCCCTGGCCGCCCAGGTCGGGGGACTGGGCATGGCCCCCGGCGCCAACATCGGCGACGGCTGCGCCGTGTTCGAGGCCACCCACGGAACCGCACCCAAATACGCCAACCTGGATAAGGTCAACCCCGGCTCCCTGATTCTCTCCGGCGCCATGATGCTGACCTACCTGGGATGGGAGGAGGCCGCCGAAGCCCTGCATAAAGCTCTGGCGAAAACCATCAGCCAAAAGCGGGTCACCTACGACCTGGCCCGGCAGATGCCCGGGGCGACCGAGGTGAAATGCTCCGAATTCGCCAAGGCTCTGGCGGAGAATTTATCATAATTTTTCAGATATGGGCCTGGCATTATGCCAGGCCCATGTTTGTTTCGACTTTCTTTTCCCTCTCAAAAATATACCAGTTGTTATCTGTCTTACCCACGTAAAAAAAACAATATTTCAATGGCCGCCGCCTGTAAAGTCCGGTTTCTGCAAACACACACGCAATGGCCATACCCCGCACCAGTACTTTGATGTGTGACGAGACTCACACCCTCAAGCCAATAACTTACTTGAAAAAAAAAGAAATTCCTATTACAACCATTTCGTTATTGGTATTAAAAGCCTTTTAGCACCGATTCAGGTAAAACCCATGGGAAAACGGAATTCCGCCCTTTGCCGGCGGTGAAGCCCAGGCGGAAAGGCGGCGAAAGCATCGGACCCAAAAGGGCATGCTGTTTTTCCTAAGTCATTTTTCTTGTTTTTTGATTTATTTCCGTATTCGGTAATTTTACCGTCGCCTTGAACAACAACCTGTCAAAGTGCGGAATAATTGTCAAAGGGTGGAGAAGCCATGAAGCGGGCCCGGGTTGAAATATTCCCCCATCACCTGGAAGGATCCGGGGGAAAAGGCCGTGCACAGGATGATGGCGCCGTGTTTGAAACGCTTTACAACAAGACTCCGGTAATGATGCAGGCCCTGGACGTCCAGGGGAACATCATCAGCGTCAATGACTATTGGCTTGTCAACCTGGAGCTTTCCAGGGCCGAAGTCCTGGGACGCCCCTTGCTTGATTTTCTCAGCCCCGAATCCCGCATGCATGCGGCGAAGGAAGTGCTTCCGGCGCTTCAAACCGAAGGGTTTGTCTTTGA
Above is a genomic segment from Desulfatibacillum aliphaticivorans DSM 15576 containing:
- the gmk gene encoding guanylate kinase; amino-acid sequence: MSPNSRGKLFIMSAPSGAGKSTLREALCARQPNLAYSVSHTTRPPRQGEKNGVDYHFTSKEDFLQGIEDARWAEWAEVHGNYYGTSARFIARCLDRGCFVLLDIDVQGTEKILKRFPEAVTLFIMPPSMEVLEQRLSSRGTDAPEVIAQRLENAKGEMNKRSLYKHILVNDDLETAISELEGVMLQYGAPPPCPEAERRS
- the icd gene encoding isocitrate dehydrogenase (NADP(+)), with product MTMQGTKITVSNDGTLNVPNDPIIPFIEGDGTGPDIWAATQLALDAAVKYAYKGEKHIVWKEILAGEKAFNQTGEWLPQETLDAIQEHVAAIKGPLTTPVGGGIRSVNVAIRQLLDLYACVRPTRYIPPMPSPVREPEKVDMVIFRENTEDLYAGIEFESGTEEADKLAAFLTREFGSKVPEKAGIGIKPISAQNTKRLVAMAIEYAIANDRASVTLMHKGNIMKFTEGAFAKWGYEVAKERFADQTITEQELWDDFDGKRPEGKVVIKDRIADMLFQQVLLRPDEFDVIATPNLNGDYISDALAAQVGGLGMAPGANIGDGCAVFEATHGTAPKYANLDKVNPGSLILSGAMMLTYLGWEEAAEALHKALAKTISQKRVTYDLARQMPGATEVKCSEFAKALAENLS
- a CDS encoding YicC/YloC family endoribonuclease is translated as MIHSMTAFARGEAQGDDKTISVEIRSVNHRFCEIAVRMPRPWIALEEKIKNRIRQSVSRGRVDVTVEVRSQGGSSQVYEADAALARNYYEAVKEVHEALGLSDPIPIDSIIRLNGVINASSVKPDLESDWSLLEQALSQALETLSSMRETEGAALYEDFLGRLKKLEESLESVSSMAASQPEVHLEKLKERLAALLEGAADLDPARLAQEAAFLADKSDITEEIVRARSHIAQFRDILDQEEPPGRSLNFLAQELHREFSTMGSKSSDAGLSHVVVAAKAEVEKIREQVQNVE
- the rlmB gene encoding 23S rRNA (guanosine(2251)-2'-O)-methyltransferase RlmB, translated to MKTELLYGMHPVREALLAGKRQFQAVYVSESRTGEGKEEILSLARERGIEVKTPDQSFFKGQDRGGQGVAARVSLFKPIALESLVKKAGGEQPLFFLLMDEINDPQNCGALMRTALCAGVNGVIMPDKRSSPLSPAVSKASAGALEHMPVARVVNLVRSMQYLKDQGVWFFGLDARASGTVWEADLTGPAAVVVGNEGKGLRPLVRKECDQLVSIPQAGPLGSLNASVAGALSMYEVMRQRRMSVKSKG
- a CDS encoding DUF370 domain-containing protein — its product is MEKKAARDKAEREKAERDFENKRQYLTGLRPDPMLNIGFGNRVAAHRVVAIVTPNTSPMKRLKDEAKKAGRLVDATCGRKTRAILVMDSNHVILSAIQADTLAQRYAAVKDKKEEGTHNEPE